The following coding sequences are from one Desulfuromonas sp. TF window:
- a CDS encoding tetratricopeptide repeat protein — protein sequence MKLRPFVLAAFCSIVVSSFPCPAEAEDLASAAGEQLSLIDHYRLALTVDPDNPILHYSFGSALLAEGLDNEAIAEFRQAYPAFSDSAEMNYLLGSAHSRTGDLDSALLYFDEAEALGALEQPGLFPLANAYYNLALTCLETDSPDQAARLFAKTLALDPDRQEIRRQLAEIYAGEGQIERALAEFDAYLKVYPDDVTTREYVYTLYFNRAQQALEDRDLRAARKDFNKALRTNPGSPLAIYYLGSLDYSEGDYEGAAVRLAKIYHASPAEIRRSMDSLLRNSALALLEQKKLRKALVAVEPLIDRQPAALEDLTMAGNIHLSLKEFQAARACFERVLALDPSHEAATISIADVRAGAAEELLAEGRTLFYQREYLEALGKFEAALALHPAHPGALACASETRVEINKKAAALFALAEQSLEQNRPHEALKQLKTGLEFAPDSLLGRDLKEQALEKLGGELTEALEKGTKLAAGGLLQEAERAFAHVLALDPDNHEARDEKSRIAQLLEAKASEIAARGRLALEDGRLAEAHEAFEATLKLVPEFREGSDGLARIEVLISAMISEEAQWGQRARSAGRLRQAREHFGNALRLRDDSGLRETLDAIDRSLRTEFYTFIEAARKSLKKNDFRQARDYFSKALAQSPQHPDALNGFAEVETRSAAAAIGEIRAAEKDMSAHQFDRALSRYRHVLYIDPSIVQAREGVGRALEAMEGDLHYLIAAGNEVMAGGLFEEAETAFREALSLDPYRREAQDGLRSLEQLRSLNVAKSRRKR from the coding sequence ATGAAACTTCGGCCATTCGTCCTGGCCGCTTTCTGCAGCATTGTGGTCTCATCTTTCCCTTGCCCTGCAGAAGCGGAAGACCTTGCCTCGGCAGCCGGGGAACAGTTATCCCTCATTGATCACTATCGTCTGGCCCTGACCGTCGATCCCGACAACCCGATCCTGCATTATTCATTTGGCTCGGCCCTGCTGGCCGAAGGGCTGGATAACGAGGCTATAGCCGAATTCCGTCAGGCCTACCCCGCATTCAGCGATTCCGCCGAGATGAACTATCTCTTGGGATCGGCCCACAGCCGGACCGGCGACCTCGACAGTGCCCTGCTCTACTTCGATGAGGCCGAAGCTCTGGGAGCTCTGGAGCAACCTGGGCTCTTTCCCCTGGCAAATGCCTATTACAATCTTGCGTTGACCTGCCTGGAAACCGATTCCCCAGACCAAGCGGCCAGACTCTTCGCAAAAACCCTGGCCCTCGACCCGGACCGACAGGAGATCCGCCGCCAGCTGGCGGAGATTTACGCCGGAGAAGGCCAGATCGAACGGGCTCTGGCCGAATTCGACGCCTATCTGAAGGTCTATCCGGACGACGTCACAACCAGGGAATACGTCTATACGCTCTATTTCAACCGGGCACAGCAAGCCCTGGAGGACAGGGATCTCCGGGCAGCCAGAAAAGACTTCAACAAAGCACTGCGCACGAACCCTGGAAGCCCGCTCGCCATATATTATCTCGGCTCTCTCGATTATTCCGAGGGAGATTACGAAGGGGCCGCGGTCCGTCTGGCGAAAATCTATCATGCGAGCCCCGCCGAAATCCGCCGAAGCATGGATTCCCTCCTCCGGAACAGCGCACTGGCCCTCCTGGAACAGAAAAAACTCCGGAAGGCGCTCGTTGCCGTTGAGCCGCTGATCGACCGGCAGCCGGCCGCTCTGGAGGATCTCACCATGGCCGGGAATATTCACCTGTCCCTGAAGGAATTTCAAGCGGCCCGAGCATGCTTCGAAAGGGTCCTGGCGCTGGATCCTTCCCACGAGGCTGCGACCATCAGCATTGCGGACGTCCGGGCCGGAGCCGCAGAGGAACTCCTTGCCGAAGGGCGCACCCTGTTTTACCAGCGTGAATACCTGGAGGCTCTGGGGAAATTTGAGGCCGCCCTCGCCCTTCATCCCGCCCACCCCGGAGCCCTCGCCTGTGCATCGGAAACCCGGGTGGAAATTAATAAAAAGGCCGCGGCCCTCTTCGCCCTGGCCGAACAATCGCTCGAGCAGAACAGACCGCATGAGGCTCTAAAGCAGCTCAAGACCGGTTTGGAATTTGCGCCCGATTCGCTTCTGGGGCGGGATTTAAAGGAACAGGCTCTTGAGAAATTGGGCGGAGAACTCACAGAGGCCCTCGAGAAGGGCACAAAATTGGCCGCTGGGGGATTGCTTCAAGAAGCAGAAAGAGCCTTCGCTCATGTCCTGGCATTGGATCCGGACAACCATGAGGCACGGGACGAAAAGTCGAGGATTGCCCAACTTCTGGAGGCGAAGGCTTCAGAGATTGCGGCACGGGGGAGACTGGCCCTGGAGGACGGCAGACTGGCCGAGGCCCATGAGGCCTTCGAGGCCACCTTGAAGCTGGTTCCGGAGTTCAGGGAAGGAAGCGATGGACTGGCAAGAATTGAGGTTCTGATCAGCGCCATGATCTCCGAGGAGGCACAGTGGGGGCAACGGGCCAGGAGCGCCGGTCGCTTGCGGCAAGCCCGTGAGCATTTTGGCAACGCCTTGCGCCTCAGGGACGATTCCGGTCTTCGTGAAACGTTGGACGCCATCGACCGGAGCCTGAGAACAGAATTTTACACATTTATAGAAGCGGCCAGGAAATCGCTGAAGAAAAACGATTTCAGACAGGCCAGAGATTATTTCAGTAAGGCGCTTGCCCAATCCCCGCAACACCCCGACGCCCTCAACGGCTTTGCGGAAGTCGAGACTCGAAGCGCGGCGGCTGCAATAGGGGAAATCAGAGCTGCAGAGAAAGATATGTCGGCACACCAGTTCGACCGGGCGCTTTCCCGCTACCGCCACGTGCTCTACATCGACCCCTCCATCGTACAGGCTCGGGAAGGAGTGGGCCGGGCGCTGGAAGCGATGGAAGGAGACCTCCATTACCTTATTGCCGCAGGGAATGAGGTAATGGCCGGCGGCTTGTTCGAGGAGGCGGAGACCGCCTTCCGGGAAGCCCTGTCCCTTGACCCATATCGCCGGGAAGCACAGGACGGCCTACGCAGCCTGGAGCAGTTGCGCAGTCTCAATGTCGCGAAGAGCCGGCGCAAGCGGTAA
- a CDS encoding diguanylate cyclase, translating into MKKPTILVVDDELFFRRLYAELLSEDGYRIETFASGDDALSRLRRGGVDVVLTDLVMPGVDGLEFLRQARTLDAPPDVIVATGHATVKTAIEALKNGARDYLVKPFNPDELRHLVRTCLEQRRVLDENILLKSQISLFRKGQDLASSLEIERLLPQAVMTLLREIADGRGFAFLLEKDAVSRLLGVENLDEDEARALAESLLPHLKDLAGIRLMRGGELAPKSRWPDEVRTLCLFPLLCQKILKGAIVILNAAGSDFPHPIPHESLLFLSEQATLGFENAFRYQGARELIYTDDLTGLYNYRYLQTALEQEVRRSERYGLEFSLAFIDLDNFKDLNDTHGHLAGSSALREVAGLLRRSVREVDLLFRYGGDEFTALLVETDSRGAAVVAERIRRTIEEHVFLTEAGLACRVTATVGYATFPENATDQKTIIDLADRAMYDGKKVRNATRGAWELKGK; encoded by the coding sequence ATGAAAAAACCTACCATACTGGTGGTGGACGACGAACTCTTCTTCCGCCGCCTTTATGCTGAACTTTTAAGCGAAGACGGATACCGGATCGAGACCTTCGCCTCCGGGGATGATGCGTTAAGCCGGCTGCGCCGCGGCGGGGTCGATGTCGTCCTCACCGATCTCGTCATGCCCGGCGTGGACGGCCTGGAGTTTCTCCGCCAGGCCCGAACCCTGGACGCCCCGCCCGACGTGATCGTCGCCACCGGCCATGCTACCGTGAAAACAGCGATTGAGGCCCTCAAGAACGGGGCCCGCGACTACCTGGTAAAACCTTTCAACCCCGATGAGCTGCGCCACTTGGTGCGCACGTGCCTGGAACAGCGTCGGGTACTCGACGAAAACATCCTACTTAAGAGCCAGATCAGTCTTTTTCGGAAAGGACAGGATCTGGCCTCCTCACTTGAAATCGAACGCCTTCTTCCACAGGCGGTCATGACCCTGCTGCGGGAAATCGCAGACGGGCGCGGGTTCGCCTTCCTTCTGGAAAAAGATGCCGTCTCCCGGCTTCTGGGCGTGGAAAACCTCGATGAAGACGAAGCTCGGGCATTGGCCGAATCCCTTCTGCCCCATCTCAAGGACCTCGCCGGCATTCGTCTGATGCGCGGCGGCGAGCTTGCCCCCAAGAGCCGCTGGCCAGATGAAGTCAGGACATTGTGTCTCTTTCCGTTGCTTTGCCAGAAGATCCTCAAGGGCGCCATCGTTATCCTCAATGCTGCCGGCTCCGACTTCCCCCATCCCATCCCCCATGAAAGCCTCCTCTTTCTTTCGGAACAGGCTACCCTGGGATTCGAAAACGCTTTTCGGTACCAGGGCGCCCGCGAACTCATCTATACCGATGATCTGACCGGGTTGTATAATTACCGCTACCTGCAGACCGCCCTTGAGCAGGAAGTTCGCCGCTCGGAACGCTACGGTCTCGAATTCTCCCTGGCCTTCATCGATCTCGACAATTTCAAGGACCTCAACGACACCCATGGTCATCTCGCCGGCAGCAGCGCCCTGCGAGAAGTGGCCGGCCTGCTCCGCAGGAGCGTCCGTGAGGTCGATCTTCTGTTCCGCTATGGCGGGGACGAGTTTACCGCTCTTCTGGTAGAAACCGATTCGCGGGGCGCCGCAGTCGTTGCCGAGAGGATTCGCCGGACGATAGAAGAACACGTTTTCCTGACGGAAGCCGGCCTGGCCTGCAGGGTGACGGCGACGGTGGGATATGCCACCTTCCCCGAAAACGCTACTGATCAAAAGACCATCATCGATCTCGCCGATCGGGCCATGTACGACGGCAAAAAAGTCCGCAATGCGACCCGGGGGGCCTGGGAGCTAAAAGGCAAATGA
- a CDS encoding DNA internalization-related competence protein ComEC/Rec2, whose product MLICVGPSICSGGGLRRFPYESRITSGTADPSVVLRKKSTPPSDLPAASAVIQPSRQGLPVGPPLFLLSYALGLGCAPFLDISPAFASAPFIVAILCFIARASRVSGILLAAFFFVLGISLYHLRTTPPGDSGHIRAFISDRPVAVEGAVLSVGNRPFGRSVIDLETHRVISEGIAAPARGKLRLYIRENNPPAAPGDTIRFLSRLRAPRAFGTPGEFDFSRHLAGQGIFVTAFLPQAKGIVKTGSQRPHGPASLIAKQRTDVAGIIDRAVDPTLAPLVRALVIGDKGEITPDQRELMGRAGISHLFAISGLHLGLIAAFLYVGGRFFYRRCESLLLFGPPRRYLPPLLLPLLWAYLLFTGSGLPTLRAFIMTLAGALLFLGARRTPPLKLLTATALLILCLEPLALFAPSFQLSFAGVLGLLVLLPRWQPGIAALPRPLRKPASLAAATLAATITTAPLVLFHFHLLAPAGLIANMAAVPAIGFLAVPLGIGGALLSSFWPGAAAPLLQGCGLLIEKVLTLAEWIVSLPLMEGSIVYASPLQIAAAFLLAATLLLPGGLRRCRPFRGTLLTFAALFLLWQPAPTGLTVTALSVGQGDATLLSLEDGRHYLVDGGGLYSETFDVGERLVAPALGRLGVRSLEAVILTHDDLDHRQGLQHILESFPVKAFWSSTSPDAIHTSLRSVIERRKIPVVQVPQGWTVLDDTRERSLSIYNPSRLEYSLNDNSLVLYARILDEGVLLTGDMEEAGVSGFLAADPPQPVTLLKLPHHGSHKSSPELLLERFEPAVAFVSAGAGNPYHLPHQSVMDDLRQREIPVHRTDRQGSLQFSTTGRGWRAKQWEKGLFH is encoded by the coding sequence GTGCTAATCTGCGTTGGACCGTCAATCTGTTCCGGAGGGGGTTTGAGACGATTTCCTTACGAAAGCCGGATCACGTCTGGTACGGCCGACCCATCGGTCGTACTGCGAAAGAAAAGCACCCCACCATCTGACCTGCCCGCTGCGTCGGCGGTCATTCAACCGTCGAGGCAGGGACTACCTGTGGGGCCCCCTTTATTCCTTCTGAGCTATGCCCTTGGCCTGGGCTGCGCCCCCTTTCTGGACATTTCGCCGGCATTTGCTTCAGCCCCTTTTATCGTGGCAATCCTCTGCTTCATTGCGCGAGCCTCCAGGGTGAGCGGGATTCTGCTGGCGGCCTTCTTTTTCGTTCTGGGCATCTCACTTTATCATCTGCGGACCACCCCGCCGGGGGACTCCGGCCATATCCGGGCCTTTATCAGTGATCGACCGGTGGCGGTCGAAGGAGCGGTGCTGAGCGTCGGCAATCGCCCCTTTGGTCGTTCGGTCATCGACCTGGAGACCCATCGTGTCATATCCGAGGGGATAGCCGCTCCGGCCCGTGGAAAGCTGCGGCTGTATATCAGGGAGAACAATCCGCCGGCCGCCCCGGGCGATACCATCCGTTTCCTGTCCAGATTGAGGGCGCCCCGCGCTTTCGGCACTCCGGGTGAATTCGATTTTTCGCGCCACCTAGCCGGCCAGGGTATTTTTGTCACGGCTTTTCTTCCCCAGGCGAAGGGGATCGTCAAAACGGGATCGCAGCGGCCGCACGGTCCCGCATCACTGATTGCGAAACAGCGCACCGATGTCGCCGGCATTATCGACCGCGCTGTCGATCCCACTCTGGCGCCGCTGGTGCGCGCCTTGGTCATCGGCGACAAAGGCGAAATAACACCGGATCAAAGAGAGCTGATGGGGCGGGCCGGCATTTCGCACCTGTTCGCGATTTCCGGTTTGCATCTGGGACTGATCGCGGCCTTTCTGTATGTCGGCGGGCGCTTTTTTTACCGCCGTTGCGAGTCTCTTCTGCTTTTCGGCCCGCCCAGACGTTACCTGCCGCCCCTTCTCCTGCCCCTGCTCTGGGCGTACCTCCTTTTTACCGGCAGCGGCCTTCCCACCCTTCGGGCCTTTATCATGACCCTGGCGGGGGCGCTTCTTTTTCTAGGTGCACGACGAACGCCTCCCCTGAAGCTGCTCACCGCAACCGCCCTGCTCATTCTCTGCCTGGAGCCCCTTGCCCTTTTTGCCCCATCTTTTCAACTGTCCTTCGCCGGCGTCCTCGGGCTTCTGGTTCTGCTCCCCCGCTGGCAACCCGGGATAGCAGCCCTGCCCCGCCCTCTGCGAAAACCAGCTTCGCTGGCAGCAGCCACCCTTGCTGCGACGATTACCACGGCTCCGCTGGTCCTTTTTCACTTTCACCTGCTGGCCCCGGCGGGGCTGATCGCCAATATGGCGGCGGTTCCCGCTATCGGTTTTCTCGCCGTACCGCTCGGAATCGGCGGGGCACTGCTGTCGTCATTCTGGCCAGGGGCGGCCGCCCCTCTGCTGCAGGGCTGCGGACTGCTCATCGAAAAGGTCCTCACCCTGGCCGAATGGATCGTTAGCCTTCCCCTGATGGAAGGCAGCATCGTCTATGCGTCACCTCTCCAGATTGCCGCCGCTTTCCTGCTGGCCGCGACGCTCCTCCTGCCCGGCGGCCTCCGCCGGTGCAGACCCTTCAGGGGCACGCTCCTGACCTTCGCGGCGCTGTTTCTTCTCTGGCAGCCCGCCCCGACCGGGCTGACTGTCACCGCCTTGAGCGTGGGACAGGGTGACGCCACGCTCCTTTCCCTTGAGGATGGCAGGCACTACCTGGTGGACGGCGGAGGGCTGTACAGCGAAACCTTCGACGTGGGGGAAAGACTTGTGGCCCCGGCCCTGGGACGCCTCGGTGTTCGCTCTTTGGAAGCCGTCATCCTGACCCATGACGATCTCGACCACCGGCAGGGACTTCAGCATATCCTTGAATCTTTCCCGGTAAAAGCCTTCTGGTCTTCGACCTCCCCGGACGCCATCCATACTTCACTGCGTAGTGTCATAGAGCGGCGGAAGATTCCCGTGGTTCAGGTACCGCAAGGCTGGACCGTGCTCGACGACACCCGGGAGAGATCACTCTCCATTTACAACCCCAGCCGCCTGGAATACTCCCTGAACGACAATTCTCTTGTCCTTTACGCCCGCATCCTGGATGAAGGCGTCCTCCTGACCGGCGACATGGAAGAGGCCGGGGTATCCGGGTTCCTTGCCGCCGACCCGCCGCAACCGGTGACCCTACTCAAGCTCCCCCACCACGGCAGCCACAAATCGTCTCCCGAGCTTCTGCTGGAGCGCTTCGAACCGGCAGTCGCTTTTGTTTCAGCCGGCGCCGGCAATCCATACCACCTGCCTCACCAATCCGTTATGGACGACCTCAGACAACGGGAAATACCCGTCCACCGGACCGATCGTCAGGGAAGTCTGCAGTTTTCGACAACAGGGAGGGGATGGCGGGCCAAACAGTGGGAAAAAGGCCTTTTCCATTGA
- a CDS encoding ATP-binding protein encodes MDFYSYATILVVDDSASVSALILEGLKDIVSEVRIVGTGKEAIEQLMYEPVTLVLLDHRLPDMTGIDVIKTLSHRGTAVPFISITAHGDEKVAVEMMKLGAHDYLIKNENFLDLLPSVVRQVLDSLESETQLKSTQNDLRESEQRFRRLSKEFQTLLDGIPDALSLMSPDLTIVWSNRGYAELFGKGDTGQGRHCYEVNRQANEPCENCPAVMTFQTGEIQEVLRQFEGRTFGLKVFPLKDDHGKVVNVINLSSDITEKIRLREEAERSGRLSSLGELAAGVAHEINNPNALILLNAPILGEIWSEAAPILEKKYRDEGDFPLGRLSYSRVRDEIPRLHSEVIDAAHRIKVIVEDLKEFISQENAEGKEDLDLNEIVRKAVRLVANVVKNSTSRFQTTYESGMPTIRGVFGRIEQVVVNLLLNACQALPKTECGIFVSTRFDDRRNRTVLEIRDEGVGIGPEDLSRLTDPFYTTRRQSGGTGLGLSVSARIVKEHCGELNFSSVPGEGTVVTLTLPVSS; translated from the coding sequence ATGGATTTTTACTCCTATGCAACGATTTTGGTCGTCGATGATTCAGCCAGCGTCTCTGCGCTTATCCTAGAGGGGCTGAAAGACATTGTCTCCGAGGTTCGGATCGTCGGAACCGGGAAAGAGGCCATTGAACAATTGATGTATGAACCGGTTACACTGGTTCTTCTCGACCATAGGCTCCCGGACATGACGGGCATCGATGTCATAAAGACATTGTCACATCGCGGAACGGCTGTCCCTTTCATCTCGATCACCGCCCATGGTGATGAAAAGGTGGCTGTCGAAATGATGAAGCTTGGCGCTCACGATTACCTGATCAAAAACGAAAACTTCCTCGATCTGCTTCCTTCCGTTGTTCGGCAGGTTCTGGACTCCCTGGAATCCGAGACCCAGCTGAAAAGCACCCAAAACGATCTGCGGGAAAGCGAACAAAGATTCAGAAGACTCTCCAAGGAGTTCCAAACCCTTCTGGATGGTATCCCCGATGCTTTGAGCCTGATGTCGCCCGACTTGACGATCGTCTGGTCCAACAGAGGATATGCTGAACTTTTCGGGAAGGGCGATACGGGTCAGGGCAGACATTGCTATGAGGTGAATCGTCAGGCAAATGAGCCGTGTGAAAACTGTCCGGCGGTAATGACCTTCCAGACCGGAGAGATCCAGGAAGTTTTGCGCCAGTTCGAAGGAAGGACTTTTGGACTCAAGGTTTTCCCGTTGAAGGATGATCATGGAAAGGTGGTCAATGTCATCAATCTGAGCAGCGATATCACAGAAAAAATCAGGCTGCGGGAGGAGGCCGAACGTTCCGGACGCCTATCCTCCCTCGGTGAACTCGCCGCCGGCGTGGCTCACGAAATCAATAATCCCAACGCGCTGATCCTTTTGAATGCCCCCATCCTGGGGGAAATCTGGAGCGAAGCCGCTCCCATACTGGAAAAAAAATATCGTGATGAGGGGGATTTTCCCCTCGGCAGATTGTCCTATTCCAGAGTCCGTGATGAAATACCGCGCTTGCATTCAGAGGTGATTGACGCCGCTCATCGGATCAAGGTGATTGTCGAGGATCTGAAGGAGTTCATCAGTCAGGAGAATGCCGAAGGTAAGGAGGATCTGGACCTGAATGAGATCGTGCGGAAGGCTGTACGACTGGTGGCCAATGTGGTCAAGAATTCAACCTCCCGTTTTCAGACGACCTATGAAAGCGGGATGCCGACAATCAGGGGAGTTTTCGGAAGGATCGAACAAGTCGTGGTCAATCTCCTTCTCAATGCGTGCCAGGCCTTGCCTAAAACGGAATGCGGCATCTTTGTCTCAACCCGATTCGATGATCGGCGCAACAGGACCGTTCTGGAAATTCGGGATGAAGGGGTCGGTATTGGGCCCGAAGACCTTTCGCGGCTCACCGACCCCTTTTATACCACACGACGGCAGAGCGGCGGAACGGGGCTCGGTCTATCCGTTTCGGCCCGCATCGTCAAGGAGCATTGCGGGGAGCTCAATTTCTCCTCCGTTCCCGGAGAAGGAACGGTCGTCACCTTGACACTGCCGGTCTCTTCCTAG